A genome region from Micromonospora peucetia includes the following:
- a CDS encoding diguanylate cyclase yields MTLRGRLTTAFLAVALGPVVLGVMFVGATVAAVDASRSTERLAVAAATVRTSVDALCQQLRAAADAVALAGDRPAAASQVVRRGLATAVLVTDVTGRVTYDTPGGPPAPWRDCAGPPVVGPVRALAARADLSDRAGGPLGTVTAAQPVDPAFVARLAAVTGVAVTLLDDAEAPIRLVHSTESSGVRDAVLAAAGTLDGERVTETPDGRYVRRVGPSFGQPLPLVLSVPSERPRGLYVALGSAVLVATLLAVVAAWRLARVTTRPLVELAGAVDRVASGDLTTRVPVRSRDEIGRLAGAFNRMTRETGTYVAALTSSRDQLRGHLAVLGDTLASTHDLQRILRVILHSAIAATGARAGAVLLVDDGGVLVAQCTEGLDGPAAADERTGALRVPLGSGVVGAVAATGEPRRGRVDPSATPPGEPRCRTYIAVPFAAPGTAGPPDVTARGDGPAARPGSEPAAPAGALGVLALYDRLGADEFDDDDLVTLRTFAGHAAVAVDNVRVHEEAQRLSLTDPLTGLWNYRYLRESIRREVERATRFGRMLSVLVLDLDRFKDVNDTHGHAAGDAVLAEFARRMRGEIREVDLAFRQGGEEFVLLLPETDARGAAIVAERLGAAIRDEPIAADGHGGAAVAIGVTVSIGIAVHPDHGGTGQQVLDAADDALYAAKAAGRDTWRIAEARAEAPAREIPVPAAATTPEDGMPRAGAPRQPVRARSEPAEPADAEPGSAPAGPGPVGPGPGGGASSGPHPPRQSRGR; encoded by the coding sequence GTGACGCTACGCGGGCGGTTGACCACAGCCTTCCTGGCGGTGGCGCTCGGCCCGGTGGTGCTCGGGGTGATGTTCGTGGGGGCGACCGTGGCGGCGGTCGACGCGAGCCGGTCAACCGAGCGGCTCGCGGTGGCCGCCGCGACCGTGCGCACCTCCGTCGACGCCCTCTGCCAGCAGCTGCGGGCCGCCGCCGACGCGGTCGCCCTGGCCGGCGACCGGCCCGCCGCCGCGAGCCAGGTGGTACGCCGTGGCCTGGCGACCGCCGTGCTGGTCACCGACGTCACCGGCCGGGTCACCTACGATACGCCCGGCGGCCCTCCGGCGCCCTGGCGGGACTGCGCCGGCCCGCCGGTCGTCGGGCCGGTGCGGGCCCTCGCCGCCCGGGCCGACCTGAGCGACCGGGCCGGCGGGCCGCTGGGCACGGTCACCGCCGCGCAGCCGGTCGACCCGGCCTTCGTGGCGCGCCTCGCGGCCGTGACGGGAGTGGCGGTCACCCTGCTCGACGACGCCGAGGCGCCCATCAGGCTCGTCCACAGCACCGAGTCCAGCGGCGTACGCGACGCCGTGCTCGCCGCCGCCGGCACGCTCGACGGCGAGCGGGTCACCGAGACCCCCGACGGCCGGTACGTCCGCCGGGTCGGCCCGTCCTTCGGGCAGCCCCTGCCGCTGGTGCTCTCGGTCCCCAGTGAACGACCACGGGGCCTGTACGTCGCCCTGGGCTCGGCGGTGCTGGTGGCGACCCTGCTGGCCGTGGTGGCCGCCTGGCGGCTGGCCCGGGTCACCACCCGCCCGCTGGTCGAGCTGGCGGGCGCGGTGGACCGGGTGGCCAGCGGCGACCTGACCACCCGGGTGCCGGTACGCAGCCGGGACGAGATCGGCCGGCTGGCCGGCGCGTTCAACCGGATGACCCGCGAGACGGGCACCTACGTGGCGGCGTTGACCAGCAGCCGGGACCAGCTACGCGGGCATCTCGCCGTGCTGGGGGACACTTTGGCCAGCACGCACGACCTGCAACGCATCCTGCGGGTGATCCTGCACAGCGCGATCGCGGCGACCGGCGCCCGGGCGGGCGCGGTGCTGCTGGTGGACGACGGCGGGGTACTCGTCGCGCAGTGCACCGAAGGGCTGGACGGGCCCGCTGCCGCGGACGAGCGGACGGGGGCGCTGCGGGTGCCGCTGGGCAGCGGCGTGGTGGGCGCCGTCGCGGCAACCGGGGAACCGCGCCGGGGCCGGGTGGATCCGTCCGCCACGCCGCCGGGGGAGCCGCGGTGCCGGACGTACATCGCGGTGCCGTTCGCCGCTCCCGGCACGGCGGGCCCGCCCGACGTCACCGCCCGCGGCGACGGGCCGGCCGCCCGCCCCGGCTCGGAGCCGGCGGCCCCGGCCGGGGCGCTCGGCGTGCTGGCCCTCTACGACCGGCTCGGCGCGGACGAGTTCGACGACGACGACCTGGTCACCCTGCGCACCTTCGCCGGCCACGCCGCGGTGGCGGTGGACAACGTCCGGGTGCACGAGGAGGCGCAGCGGCTCTCGCTGACCGACCCGCTCACCGGGCTGTGGAACTACCGCTACCTGCGCGAGTCGATCCGCCGGGAGGTCGAGCGGGCGACCCGGTTCGGCCGGATGCTCAGCGTCCTCGTTCTCGACCTGGACCGGTTCAAGGACGTCAACGACACGCACGGGCACGCGGCCGGCGACGCCGTGCTGGCCGAGTTCGCCCGCCGGATGCGCGGCGAGATCCGCGAGGTCGACCTCGCCTTCCGCCAGGGCGGCGAGGAGTTCGTGCTGCTGCTGCCGGAGACCGACGCCCGGGGCGCGGCGATCGTCGCGGAGCGGCTCGGCGCGGCGATCCGGGACGAGCCGATCGCCGCCGACGGGCACGGTGGGGCGGCGGTGGCCATCGGAGTCACCGTCTCCATCGGCATCGCCGTGCACCCCGACCACGGCGGTACCGGCCAGCAGGTGCTGGACGCCGCCGACGACGCGCTCTACGCCGCCAAGGCGGCCGGCCGGGACACCTGGCGGATCGCCGAGGCCCGGGCCGAGGCGCCGGCGCGGGAGATCCCCGTCCCGGCCGCGGCGACCACCCCCGAGGACGGGATGCCGCGCGCCGGCGCTCCCCGCCAGCCGGTCCGGGCCCGTTCCGAACCGGCCGAACCGGCCGACGCCGAACCCGGGAGCGCGCCGGCCGGGCCCGGCCCGGTGGGGCCGGGTCCCGGCGGCGGCGCGTCTTCCGGTCCTCACCCTCCAAGACAGAGCCGTGGCCGATAG
- a CDS encoding 5-formyltetrahydrofolate cyclo-ligase, whose translation MPEFSDGAEEAKRDVRTAVLAHRRALTAPQRADAAGRVQTELVALVRRLRPLRMTAYVPVGSEPGGPDLPAVLHAALPPGGELLLPVLRDDLDLDWAAWSGPAGLVAAGRGMREPAGPRLGRAAVAGAHLLVLPALAVDHRGLRLGRGGGSYDRALARVPVTALTVVPLHDGELVEALPAEPHDRPVRAVVTPADGLRTLDAAPGGAAGVAPHTSAGRTRGR comes from the coding sequence GTGCCCGAATTTTCTGATGGAGCGGAAGAGGCGAAGCGGGATGTTCGCACCGCTGTGCTCGCCCACCGCCGGGCGCTGACCGCGCCGCAGCGGGCCGATGCCGCCGGGCGCGTCCAGACGGAGCTGGTGGCTCTCGTACGCCGGCTGCGCCCGCTCCGGATGACGGCGTACGTGCCGGTCGGCTCCGAGCCGGGCGGGCCCGACCTGCCGGCGGTGTTGCACGCGGCGCTGCCGCCGGGCGGGGAGTTGCTGCTGCCGGTGCTCCGCGACGACCTCGACCTGGACTGGGCGGCCTGGAGCGGGCCGGCCGGGCTGGTGGCCGCCGGCCGGGGGATGCGCGAGCCGGCCGGGCCTCGGCTGGGCCGGGCGGCGGTCGCCGGGGCACACCTGTTGGTGCTGCCGGCGCTGGCGGTGGACCACCGTGGGCTGCGGCTGGGCCGGGGCGGCGGCTCGTACGACCGGGCGCTGGCCCGGGTGCCGGTGACCGCGCTGACCGTGGTCCCGCTGCACGACGGCGAGCTGGTGGAGGCCCTTCCCGCCGAGCCGCACGACCGGCCGGTACGCGCGGTCGTCACGCCCGCCGACGGCCTGCGTACGCTGGACGCCGCCCCGGGGGGCGCGGCGGGTGTCGCGCCCCACACTTCCGCTGGACGAACCCGGGGGCGATGA
- a CDS encoding DUF2231 domain-containing protein, giving the protein MFKEIMGLPAHVLVVHAVVVLVPLLALLSAAYVALPRFRSRLDWAVALLAVAAPLSAFVAVESGEELTDAFVARGMQGPILDQILEHSGYGDVLFRWVLPLAVATLLLLVVTSGHPRVPKLPSWVTPVLSVVVVALGVVSLIYVYLTGHSGSEAVWGNTF; this is encoded by the coding sequence ATGTTCAAGGAGATCATGGGTCTGCCGGCCCATGTGCTGGTGGTGCACGCGGTCGTCGTGCTCGTGCCGCTGCTGGCCCTGCTCTCCGCCGCGTACGTGGCGCTGCCCCGGTTCCGGTCGCGGCTGGACTGGGCGGTGGCGCTCCTGGCCGTGGCGGCACCCCTGTCGGCTTTCGTCGCGGTCGAGTCGGGGGAGGAGTTGACCGACGCGTTCGTCGCCCGGGGCATGCAGGGCCCGATCCTGGACCAGATCCTCGAGCACTCGGGCTACGGCGACGTCCTGTTCCGCTGGGTGCTGCCGCTGGCCGTGGCGACACTGCTGCTGCTCGTGGTGACGAGCGGGCACCCGCGGGTGCCGAAGCTGCCGTCCTGGGTGACACCGGTGCTGTCGGTCGTGGTGGTGGCGCTCGGCGTCGTCAGCCTCATCTACGTCTATCTCACCGGGCACTCCGGGTCCGAGGCGGTCTGGGGCAACACCTTCTGA